The Prochlorococcus marinus XMU1408 region AGGTAATAGATGAAATTACTGATGCCTTTTCTAATTTTGAATTTTCGAAGTTTTTTCAAACTATCCAAAATTTTTGCGTAGTAGATTTATCAAATTTTTACTTAGATATCGCAAAAGATAGATTATATGTCAGCTCTAAAAGTGATTTTAGAAGGAGAAGCTGTCAAACAGTTTTGTCCTTAGTGATTGAGACAATATCTGGTTTAATTGCACCTGTTTTATGTCATATGGCAGAAGATATTTGGCAGAACATTCCCTATAGTTTAGAAGAAATATCAGTCTTTAAAAGAGGATGGCCTAAAGCACCTGAAATTTGGAGAAATAACAGTCTTAATGAACATGTTGTTGAACTTCGTAAACTCCGAACAGTTATTAATCGTATGTTGGAGAGTTGCAGAAATAAGCAAGAATTAGGTTCCTCTTTAGAAGCATCAGTTAGAGTTGATATCACTGATGAAAAAGTTCGAACCGCGATTGAATGGTTATCTGGATGCGAATCTAATAATGTTGATGTCCTTAGAGATTGGTTCCTTGTATCATCTTTACAAATTGGAGGTGAACCTTGGGCTGAGGTTTTAGTTAGCGAAGAAAGTGATATTGCTTCAGTCGATATTGCAAAAGCTAGAGGGTTCAAATGTGAAAGGTGCTGGCATTATGAAATTGAAATGAGTAATAATAAAATACACACAAACATCTGTAAGCGATGTGAAAAAGTAGTAATTGCTATTTAAATATTTTCTAAATTGAATATTAGATAAATCTTTTCTAGAATTTACCTGCAAATCGCCCATTTTTTGGTAATTGTACAATTAACCATTGAAATAAACCTGTTAAATATAATATTAAAGCTAAATATCCAAAAAATGTTGAAAGAACAGTAGTCCAATTTCCATCTAAAATAAATCTTATAATTATTTTTGTTGTAATAAATGAGTCGTATGGGATTTCTCTCCATGTGTCGCAATAGATTCCATTAATAGAATTTAAACACCTCCAACTAAATATATGTAGAATAGTATTTAATATACCCCAAAAAGATAAAGTCAATCTCCAAATTCTTGTAGTTAATGAAATGGGCCTGTAAATATACATTTCTTCAATTTCTTCATTTAGATCAACCCAAAACCAAATAGAACCAACCATTAAGATGGGTGAAATCAATGAAAGTAATTGACCTACTTGACTTTCACTACTAAGGAACAAAAGATTAATCGCGTAAAGACTAGAAACTTTCCAGTAAATTGATAGTAGTCGGTCAATAGCGCTTGAATTTGTGATTTTTGCCCAAATCAATAAGAACAATGGTAGTCCAAATGCGAAAGTAGCCGCAATTCGATATGAGAGCCAAACTAGAATTTGGAATTGAGGTTCAGTCAAGAAAAAAATCTCATTCATATTTATTATCAACCTTAATGTATTCTTTTCATGCTTATTCTTAATTATTAAATAGTTTTCTCCATATTTAGAAAAAGTCTGTAATCTGATGATCAAATTCCTTCAAAAGTTTTGTTGATCATTAGTAGTCCATCAAACAAAAAAATAATAATAAACTAGATTAATAAGTTTATTATAAATTGATTTCTTGTTTATATTTCCTTCTGAAACTTTGAATTAACTTGCTAATATAAAAATCTGATTTATCAATATCAGGCTTCATTCTGTGAGACAGCATGTAAATCCTTTAAGTCAATTTTTCCAACTACCTTTATCATTGCCTAGTAAGTCTATTCTTTTTAGGGATTCGCATTACCCAATTCATTTAGATATAGGATCTGCTAAAGGTGAATTCCTAATTGAATTAGCTTTAAAATATCCAAAGTGGAATTTTCTTGGGCTTGAGATAAGAGAACCTCTTGTTGCTTTGTCTGAAATAAAAAGAAAAAAATTAGAATTGCAAAACTTAAAATTCCTCTTTTGCAATGTGAATGTAAGTTTAGACGAATGGCTATCTGATTTGAATCATGGTCAATTGAAAAGAGTTTCAATTCAATTTCCTGACCCATGGTTTAAGAGAAAGCACTTTAAAAGAAGAGTTGTTCAGACAAGCTTGATCAATTCTATAGCTAGATCAATGAGTAAGGATGGAGAATTATTTATTCAAAGTGATATATTTAAGCTTATTAAAACTATGACTGATGTTATTGATAATAGTAGCTATTTTGATAGAAAGAAGTTAAATGGATTGCAATGGCTTGATAAGAATCCTTACGCTGTATGTACAGATAGGGAATTATTCGTTCTCAAGAAAAATTTGCCAATTTATAGAGCTATTTACATTAGAAATAGAAGATTATCTATCGATTAATCAAATTGATAATTTCTACTATTAAATATTCTATTAAATAAAAAATTTTGTATATAATTAGTAAATTAGTTGTATGAAAACAATCAATTATGAATGATACAACAAATACAGATAAAGAGCTTAGTTTCTTGGAGAAATGTTTTTTGGTTTTTCTTAGTATTATTCTAGTTATTTCTTTATTCTTTTTCCGTAGTGGGTTTAGGGCTAATGCAATTTTGGATGAATTGGCAAAAAACTCTCTTTTACCCGAAGTGGCCTTGTCAAATGGCAGACCTACAGTTTTTGAATTTTATGCAGATTGGTGTGAAGCTTGTAAGGAAATGGCTCCTGCAATGATTGATGCGAAAAAACAAAATCCAAACAAATTAGATGTTGTATTACTAAATGTTGATAATCCTAGGTGGGTTGATTGGATTGATAAATATGATGTAAATGGTATACCTAAATTAATTTTCTTTGATGATAAAGGCGAACTTAAGGGCGTTTCTTTGGGTG contains the following coding sequences:
- a CDS encoding thioredoxin domain-containing protein — translated: MNDTTNTDKELSFLEKCFLVFLSIILVISLFFFRSGFRANAILDELAKNSLLPEVALSNGRPTVFEFYADWCEACKEMAPAMIDAKKQNPNKLDVVLLNVDNPRWVDWIDKYDVNGIPKLIFFDDKGELKGVSLGVRKFSELNEIFFALINNSELPSFSKLSNSSNLTSETYLEQRNVNKILNSVNPRDHN
- the trmB gene encoding tRNA (guanosine(46)-N7)-methyltransferase TrmB is translated as MRQHVNPLSQFFQLPLSLPSKSILFRDSHYPIHLDIGSAKGEFLIELALKYPKWNFLGLEIREPLVALSEIKRKKLELQNLKFLFCNVNVSLDEWLSDLNHGQLKRVSIQFPDPWFKRKHFKRRVVQTSLINSIARSMSKDGELFIQSDIFKLIKTMTDVIDNSSYFDRKKLNGLQWLDKNPYAVCTDRELFVLKKNLPIYRAIYIRNRRLSID
- a CDS encoding DUF3177 family protein, with amino-acid sequence MTEPQFQILVWLSYRIAATFAFGLPLFLLIWAKITNSSAIDRLLSIYWKVSSLYAINLLFLSSESQVGQLLSLISPILMVGSIWFWVDLNEEIEEMYIYRPISLTTRIWRLTLSFWGILNTILHIFSWRCLNSINGIYCDTWREIPYDSFITTKIIIRFILDGNWTTVLSTFFGYLALILYLTGLFQWLIVQLPKNGRFAGKF